CTGAAGGACGTGAATTCGGGCCGTCCATTGTACCGATGGGCAATACGATACCGCATCCGGTCGGTCGCTCCCGCTGTGTGAGTCACTCCATTTCGACCAGTCCCCGCGCCGCCAGTCGGGCGACACGGAGCGGTTCAGGACGGCCGCCCTCCGGCGTGAACGCGCGGACGACATCCGCGGCGGCGCTGTCGTCGAGGCCGACGCTCCGGACGTACACCGTCTCGTCGTTCACCGACACCGGTCGGCGCTCCGGCTGGGCACGGTAGGTCGCCAGCCGGTCCTGCACGACATCGGAGTCGTCGAAGGCCTCGCGGATGGCCCCTTCGAGTCCCGGCGAGGACTCGAAGGTGACCGAGACGACCGGCAGGTCGGTGTGGTCGTGAATCTGTTCGAGGTCGAGTACGTTGAACCACGCCGGCGCGATGCCCGCCACCAGCAAGTAGCGGACGTCCTCGCGGTCCAGTCTGTCGACCATCGCACACACCGTCTCAGTCGCGTCGCTCCCACCGACTGTGGCAGTACTGAAAACAAAGCCGTCAGCCACTCGACTGGCGCGAACGACGGCACCAGCGAACTGACTGGTTTCAGCCCGATACGACTCCGCCACGCCGAGGGCCCGTGCCCCTGATTTCACGTGTTCTGGTTGTCTTTGATGTCTTCCAGTCTATCGAGTAGTTCGTCGTTCGACGCGGTGAACTCGTACTCGATGTCGCCCTCGTGGGCGTTTTCTTCAGCATCGAGGCCGTCCTCGTCCTCGAAGTCTGTGTCGTACTCCTGATTGTCTTGTTCCGATTCGTCGTAGCTCCCGAACCCCATGGTACGTGTACAACTATGACGTTCTTAGTAAAAAATCACTCGGCGACACTATCGTGTTTGATAACCGATATTTTCTCGGCACTGTGAGTCGAAATACCCTATTCCGGTCGGGTTGCCGGCGGACAGTACACTCAAGCGGGCCGCGCCACAGGCTTGGTGTATGGACGTTCACAACGTCACCGCCGAGGCCGAGACGTTCACCTGCAACGCCTATCTCGCGACCGGCGAGCAGACGACGCTGGTCGATGCCGGCGCGATGCGCGGCGTCGTCGATGTCGTCCGCGAGCACGTCGATGCGCTCGACGCCGTCGTGTTGACCCACCAGCACGGCGACCACGTCCAGCAGCTCGACGCCGTCCTCGACGCCTTCG
The genomic region above belongs to Haloarcula hispanica ATCC 33960 and contains:
- a CDS encoding endonuclease dU; its protein translation is MKSGARALGVAESYRAETSQFAGAVVRASRVADGFVFSTATVGGSDATETVCAMVDRLDREDVRYLLVAGIAPAWFNVLDLEQIHDHTDLPVVSVTFESSPGLEGAIREAFDDSDVVQDRLATYRAQPERRPVSVNDETVYVRSVGLDDSAAADVVRAFTPEGGRPEPLRVARLAARGLVEME
- a CDS encoding DUF5786 family protein, which translates into the protein MGFGSYDESEQDNQEYDTDFEDEDGLDAEENAHEGDIEYEFTASNDELLDRLEDIKDNQNT